The Acinetobacter pittii genome contains a region encoding:
- the hapE gene encoding flavin-containing monooxygenase has translation MEKQVDILIIGAGISGIGIAAHLSKNSPQRQFEILERRESFGGTWDLFRYPGIRSDSDMSTFGFNFKPWRKANVLADGASIKGYLGEVIDEYKLKEKIHFGHRVLSANYDSASKKWQVVVEDSNKKQQTWIANFVVGCTGYYNYDQGYAPSFPNQEAFKGQLIHPQHWPENLDYTGKKVVIIGSGATAITLVPAMAKGGAGHVTMLQRSPTYIASVPSIDFIYEKTRKFMSEEAAYKFTRARNIGMQRAIYALSQKHPKTVRRLLLKAIEVQLKGKVDMKHFTPSYNPWDQRLCVVPDGDLFKILREGKASVETDQIEKFTEKGILLKSGKHLDADIVVSATGLQVQIMGGVQATLDGKPINSSEHMLYNGIMLSDVPNMAMIIGYVNASWTLKVDIAAEYICRLLNYMDKNSYDEVIPSGDKTVMEEDTVMGKLSSGYINRAAHELPKQGKRAPWQVTNNYLEDRKSLKNAKFEDGILHFHKRSEANERKPKLVS, from the coding sequence ATGGAAAAGCAAGTTGATATTTTAATCATTGGTGCAGGTATTTCAGGAATCGGAATCGCTGCCCATTTGTCAAAAAATTCACCACAACGACAATTCGAGATTTTAGAACGTCGTGAGTCTTTTGGCGGAACATGGGATCTTTTCCGTTATCCTGGTATCCGTTCAGATTCAGATATGTCTACCTTTGGTTTTAATTTTAAACCTTGGCGTAAAGCGAATGTATTAGCTGATGGGGCTTCTATTAAAGGGTATTTAGGAGAAGTAATTGATGAATATAAATTAAAAGAAAAAATTCATTTTGGTCATCGTGTACTTTCTGCTAATTATGATTCTGCCTCAAAAAAATGGCAGGTTGTAGTAGAAGATAGCAATAAAAAACAGCAGACTTGGATTGCCAACTTTGTTGTAGGGTGTACAGGTTACTATAATTATGATCAGGGTTATGCGCCTTCTTTTCCAAATCAAGAAGCATTTAAAGGGCAACTCATTCACCCACAGCATTGGCCTGAAAACTTAGATTACACAGGTAAGAAGGTGGTTATTATCGGCAGTGGTGCAACAGCGATTACTTTAGTACCAGCAATGGCTAAAGGTGGGGCTGGTCATGTGACCATGTTGCAACGTTCACCAACGTATATTGCTAGCGTTCCTTCTATCGATTTCATCTATGAAAAAACGCGTAAATTTATGTCTGAAGAGGCAGCTTATAAATTTACCCGTGCTCGCAACATTGGTATGCAGCGCGCTATTTATGCGTTGTCTCAGAAACATCCTAAAACTGTACGTCGCTTACTTTTAAAAGCAATTGAAGTGCAGCTTAAAGGTAAGGTTGATATGAAGCATTTTACGCCTTCATACAACCCTTGGGATCAGCGTTTATGTGTAGTGCCAGATGGGGACTTATTTAAAATTTTACGTGAAGGCAAAGCAAGTGTAGAAACTGATCAGATCGAGAAATTTACTGAAAAAGGTATTTTACTTAAATCTGGCAAGCATCTTGATGCTGATATCGTTGTTTCTGCAACAGGACTACAAGTTCAGATTATGGGTGGAGTTCAGGCGACTCTTGATGGGAAGCCAATCAACTCATCTGAACATATGCTTTATAACGGTATAATGCTAAGTGATGTGCCGAATATGGCTATGATTATTGGCTATGTGAATGCCTCATGGACACTCAAAGTAGATATCGCTGCCGAATATATTTGTCGCTTATTAAACTATATGGACAAAAATAGTTATGATGAAGTGATTCCATCGGGTGATAAGACTGTGATGGAAGAAGATACTGTAATGGGTAAATTATCTTCAGGTTATATTAACCGTGCAGCACATGAACTTCCTAAACAAGGTAAGCGTGCTCCATGGCAGGTGACTAATAACTATTTAGAAGATAGAAAGTCTTTGAAAAATGCAAAATTTGAAGATGGCATTCTTCATTTTCATAAGCGTTCTGAAGCAAATGAGCGTAAACCAAAATTAGTATCTTAA
- a CDS encoding acyl-CoA dehydrogenase family protein, which translates to MQSGAIRPIPNMLPRQLFNEEHEAFRETVRKFYEKEVVPNIEKYEKQQHVDRDLWNKAGELGLLCTTMPEQYGGSGVDRLYSMILIEEQAYAMDSSTGFSLHSDIVANYVNNFGNEEQKQKWLPKMATGEVVTAIAMTEPGTGSDLQAVRTTAVLDGDEYVINGSKIFITNGYLCDMAVVVCKTGNSDKGSANLSLIIVEADRAGFSKGKPLNKIGMKGQDTCELFFDNVRVPKENLLGMEGMGFIMLMKELAWERMLVAIICQAGAEAAFAHTVQYTKDRKAFGKPIGAFQNTRFKLAELRTEIDFCRTYLDRCMELQLEEKLSVEAAAAAKYKISDMFSKIVDECLQLHGGYGYMLEYPIARAYIDHRANRIYAGTNEIMKELISRTL; encoded by the coding sequence ATGCAATCTGGTGCCATCCGTCCTATTCCAAATATGTTACCAAGACAATTATTCAATGAAGAACACGAAGCCTTCCGTGAGACAGTGCGTAAATTCTATGAAAAGGAAGTTGTTCCCAATATAGAGAAATATGAAAAACAGCAACATGTTGACCGAGATCTTTGGAATAAAGCTGGAGAACTAGGTCTTCTTTGCACCACAATGCCAGAGCAGTATGGTGGTTCTGGAGTAGATCGTCTATACAGTATGATTCTTATCGAAGAACAAGCGTATGCAATGGACTCAAGTACTGGTTTTTCTCTACATTCTGATATTGTTGCTAATTACGTCAATAATTTTGGTAATGAAGAGCAAAAACAAAAATGGTTACCCAAAATGGCAACTGGAGAAGTTGTTACTGCTATTGCAATGACGGAACCAGGCACTGGTTCAGATTTACAAGCGGTAAGAACCACCGCCGTACTTGATGGTGATGAATATGTCATTAATGGCTCTAAAATTTTTATTACAAATGGCTACTTATGCGATATGGCCGTAGTCGTTTGTAAGACTGGCAATAGTGATAAAGGTTCGGCGAACTTATCCTTAATTATTGTAGAAGCAGATCGTGCTGGTTTTAGTAAAGGTAAACCTCTAAACAAAATTGGAATGAAAGGACAGGATACCTGCGAATTATTCTTTGACAACGTGCGCGTCCCTAAAGAAAACCTTTTAGGAATGGAAGGTATGGGCTTTATCATGCTTATGAAAGAATTAGCATGGGAACGAATGTTAGTTGCTATTATTTGTCAGGCAGGTGCTGAAGCAGCATTTGCACATACCGTCCAATATACAAAAGATCGAAAAGCATTTGGTAAACCTATTGGCGCATTTCAAAATACGCGTTTTAAACTTGCTGAACTCAGAACAGAAATAGATTTCTGCCGCACTTATCTGGATCGTTGTATGGAATTACAACTTGAAGAAAAGTTGAGTGTAGAAGCTGCCGCAGCTGCTAAATATAAAATTTCTGATATGTTCTCGAAAATTGTAGATGAATGTCTTCAATTGCATGGTGGTTATGGTTATATGCTTGAATATCCAATTGCACGTGCATACATTGATCATCGAGCAAATCGAATTTATGCGGGTACAAATGAAATCATGAAAGAATTAATTTCAAGAACACTTTAA
- a CDS encoding succinate dehydrogenase assembly factor 2, which translates to MSDEMTLEERKVIYRARRGLKEIDVYFDPYVKNYYLKADPAEKALFAELVEQEDPDLLDWFMEVSEPPRTELREFIYKLKQYVHG; encoded by the coding sequence ATGTCTGACGAAATGACCTTGGAAGAACGTAAAGTAATTTATCGAGCACGCCGTGGCTTAAAAGAAATTGACGTCTATTTTGACCCGTATGTAAAAAACTATTATTTAAAAGCTGATCCGGCAGAAAAAGCATTATTTGCAGAGTTAGTTGAGCAAGAAGATCCAGATTTATTAGATTGGTTCATGGAAGTTTCTGAGCCTCCACGTACAGAATTACGTGAATTTATTTATAAACTAAAACAGTATGTGCATGGCTAA
- the rrtA gene encoding rhombosortase, which produces MKDHVLNSKVLLVAVCISISACLQVFPDSFIYWRESLLGEFWRLWTAHWVHVGWVHFLLNMMAFACLPFIFPHTKAWHLLSLLLLLPPFISLVFYFYLPYIEAYAGLSGVLHGLYTAVALVYLQYRKERNFAVLVLGLIVAKLIWENTFGQTGTAQLIGSPVLTEAHLYGAIGGAIFGGCYWLMQRLKKKH; this is translated from the coding sequence ATGAAGGATCATGTACTGAATAGTAAAGTGCTTTTGGTCGCAGTGTGCATTTCCATATCTGCATGTCTACAGGTGTTTCCTGATAGCTTTATTTATTGGCGCGAAAGTTTACTTGGTGAGTTCTGGCGTTTGTGGACTGCTCATTGGGTACATGTTGGATGGGTTCATTTCCTTTTAAATATGATGGCATTCGCTTGTTTACCCTTTATCTTTCCACATACAAAAGCATGGCATCTTCTAAGTCTACTTTTACTATTGCCACCCTTTATTAGTTTGGTGTTCTACTTTTATTTACCTTATATCGAAGCTTATGCAGGCCTGTCTGGTGTCTTACATGGGCTATATACAGCGGTTGCTTTAGTTTATCTGCAATATCGTAAAGAGCGTAATTTTGCTGTGTTGGTTCTAGGTTTAATCGTAGCCAAACTCATATGGGAAAATACATTCGGACAAACAGGAACTGCCCAGTTAATAGGGAGTCCTGTTTTAACTGAGGCTCATTTATATGGAGCGATAGGTGGAGCAATTTTTGGGGGATGCTATTGGCTTATGCAGAGATTAAAAAAGAAACATTGA
- a CDS encoding TRAP transporter large permease subunit, with the protein MQEHQEKRSGLGLLGYIWNEWISTFVILILLLMTLIIGTGEMIHGQLLRIGERLYGDPATGMQYSFLRAEPEKPTCDRHPNIEAQVKEQMKANASDDFASFFGAASESDVRASLLAAQQQCDEKYQAYDKTIKYIEANPGVRTYRAIETGFFGIFKFGTENRAILLVFMVLISAITASLKYHHIGLRNPATKIDYKVYSLFMLIGNALLSTSVISQYRSVINSGVTPTYETVTIYWIWMILFVVLTLISLYQLFVSPPPKREGGNIGLALLSVPLYAYMALITGIVFTFFMDYPMGQGIYLGLLVEFSGIFLNLALFIWAGMLLTQTRVMDLFLNVLRPWNLAPETLTWLILIAAAVPTAYTGASGIFVIAAGAIIYKEVWNAGARRQYALAVSAMSGSLGVVVRPCLLVVLIAMLDSRHVTSDELFGHGIYVFWLTAFIFLGVSLLLAEEKFRVNSPKVAIPGMMRAFVPVIPYILITAVVLAIYKYALDTGMNEFTAPVILPLVLIAMILYDKLVATKEAPAINIHEAIVREHEQKSPFLRAHDPHSSQFRLGFGGALRFATSETVGHIGALIILMALSASVGGLIERSEVVELLPTHLGSIYISLACIALLLAIIGMCTDPFGAVILVAATIAPVAYENGIHPIHFWMIVLVAFEFGYVTPPVALNHLLTRLSVGDDEVNAADAEAKEKYTSFYFRYERWLLPIIVLFSSLVLVTYVPYVFKLFGWYH; encoded by the coding sequence ATGCAAGAACATCAAGAAAAAAGATCTGGATTAGGTCTGCTGGGTTATATCTGGAACGAATGGATCTCAACATTCGTCATCCTCATTCTGCTATTAATGACGCTAATTATTGGTACCGGGGAAATGATCCACGGACAATTATTACGTATCGGGGAACGTCTTTATGGCGACCCTGCTACAGGTATGCAATATTCTTTTTTGCGTGCTGAGCCTGAAAAGCCAACTTGTGATCGACATCCAAATATCGAGGCTCAAGTAAAAGAACAAATGAAAGCGAATGCGTCTGATGATTTCGCGAGTTTCTTTGGTGCAGCATCGGAAAGTGATGTCCGTGCATCACTACTCGCAGCGCAGCAACAATGTGATGAAAAATATCAGGCATATGATAAAACTATTAAATATATCGAAGCTAACCCTGGGGTACGTACTTATCGTGCTATCGAGACTGGTTTCTTTGGTATTTTTAAATTCGGTACAGAAAACCGTGCCATTTTACTGGTCTTTATGGTTCTGATTTCTGCGATTACTGCATCGTTGAAATATCACCATATTGGCTTGCGTAATCCGGCAACAAAAATAGATTACAAAGTGTATTCCTTGTTTATGTTGATTGGTAATGCGCTGCTTAGTACCTCTGTCATTAGTCAGTATCGTTCAGTCATAAATTCTGGGGTAACACCTACCTATGAAACAGTAACGATTTACTGGATCTGGATGATTCTATTTGTTGTTCTGACTTTAATTAGTTTGTATCAATTATTTGTTTCACCTCCACCAAAGCGTGAAGGCGGGAATATAGGCTTAGCCTTATTATCAGTGCCTTTATACGCTTACATGGCCCTAATTACAGGCATCGTATTTACGTTCTTTATGGATTACCCAATGGGGCAAGGGATTTACCTTGGTTTATTGGTTGAGTTCTCAGGTATCTTCTTAAACCTTGCCTTGTTTATTTGGGCAGGTATGCTTTTAACTCAAACACGCGTTATGGACTTGTTCCTTAATGTGCTTCGTCCATGGAACTTGGCACCAGAAACCTTAACTTGGTTAATTCTAATTGCTGCTGCTGTACCAACAGCTTATACAGGTGCATCAGGTATTTTCGTTATCGCAGCCGGTGCAATTATTTATAAAGAAGTCTGGAATGCGGGTGCTCGCCGTCAATATGCTTTGGCTGTGTCTGCAATGTCAGGTTCTTTAGGGGTAGTTGTACGTCCATGTCTATTAGTCGTTTTAATTGCAATGCTTGATAGCCGTCATGTTACGTCGGATGAGCTATTTGGGCATGGTATTTATGTATTTTGGTTAACTGCATTTATTTTCTTGGGTGTTTCACTACTCTTGGCTGAAGAAAAATTCCGTGTGAATTCACCAAAAGTTGCGATTCCGGGCATGATGCGTGCCTTTGTACCTGTAATTCCATATATTTTGATCACTGCTGTTGTTCTTGCGATCTATAAATATGCACTAGATACAGGAATGAACGAATTTACTGCACCAGTAATTTTGCCATTAGTCCTCATCGCAATGATCCTATATGACAAATTGGTCGCTACCAAAGAAGCTCCTGCAATTAATATTCATGAGGCGATTGTTCGTGAGCACGAACAAAAATCACCATTTCTTCGTGCGCATGATCCACATAGTTCTCAATTCCGTCTTGGTTTTGGTGGAGCACTTCGTTTTGCGACCTCAGAAACTGTAGGTCATATTGGTGCTCTAATTATCTTGATGGCATTGTCTGCAAGTGTAGGTGGTTTAATTGAACGCTCTGAAGTGGTTGAATTATTGCCGACCCATTTAGGCAGTATTTACATTTCACTTGCATGTATTGCGCTATTGCTTGCAATTATTGGTATGTGTACAGATCCATTTGGTGCTGTAATTTTAGTTGCTGCAACTATTGCGCCTGTGGCATACGAAAATGGTATTCATCCAATTCATTTCTGGATGATTGTATTGGTTGCATTCGAATTTGGTTATGTAACACCACCAGTTGCCTTGAACCATCTCTTAACAAGATTATCTGTCGGAGATGATGAGGTGAATGCTGCTGATGCTGAAGCGAAAGAGAAATATACAAGCTTCTACTTCCGTTATGAGCGCTGGTTGCTACCAATTATTGTCTTGTTCTCATCATTGGTATTAGTGACTTATGTGCCATATGTATTTAAGTTATTTGGTTGGTATCATTAA
- a CDS encoding YheV family putative zinc ribbon protein produces MKKRFIAGAKCPKCEAMDRIVMLTTAEDEWIECIECGYSENRPTHVDEPETPAEPDEIGVIQFKPRRPD; encoded by the coding sequence ATGAAAAAACGTTTCATTGCTGGGGCAAAATGTCCAAAATGTGAAGCCATGGATCGGATTGTCATGCTAACCACCGCAGAAGACGAATGGATTGAATGTATCGAATGCGGTTATAGTGAAAATCGTCCCACTCATGTTGATGAGCCTGAAACGCCTGCTGAACCGGATGAAATTGGGGTAATACAGTTCAAGCCACGTCGTCCCGACTAA
- the prlC gene encoding M3 family metallopeptidase — protein sequence MWLLAMTLQQATLPTPRFDQIELENLKQDIQQAIQAGQEFLNTLTAAPTDAAQQLAVLEQVDTLENNLSESWGVLSHLNAVMSNAETREVYQSLLPALSEYYTQLGQHTALYQTYQHIHDGQGYTSLSPAQQSAIRLALRDFKLSGVALEGEEKKRYAEISARLSQLSSDFSNHVLDATQAYFKPLTEDQLKGLPESNIELLKQYGKQRELDQAVATLDFPAYFAIMTYADDRALREELYRAYVTRASDQSEQTEFDNSKIMEEILSLRQEMAKLLGFNNYAEYSLASKMAPDVKTVHEFLVDLAEHARAPALQEVAELQEIAKQDGVDELKPWDTTYYSEKLKQQQFNLSQEALKPYFPAPKVIQGLFQIVQRLYGINIIERQAPVWHPDARYFELEDQGQVIGGFFFDIYARTGKRGGAWMNGFRSRMQTLHGLQKPICYMVCNFTPPVGDQPALLTHDEVITLFHEFGHGLHHMLTEVDNISVAGTHGVAWDAVELPSQFMEFWSWDKESLDVLSEHIDSKQTLPQELLDALLNARFFQSGMQTLRQLEFALFDLTIHTKTPALNSEQIQQTLNDIRKQYAVVPTVDYNRFQHSFSHIFAGGYAAGYYSYKWAEVLASDAFDRFENEGIFNTQTGKEFRQAILAVGGKDTALEAFVNFRGREPKIDALLRHQGWTNDNKTA from the coding sequence ATGTGGCTATTAGCAATGACTTTACAGCAAGCGACTTTACCAACTCCGCGTTTTGACCAAATTGAATTAGAAAATTTAAAACAAGACATCCAGCAAGCAATTCAAGCAGGTCAGGAATTTTTAAATACTCTTACAGCTGCACCTACAGATGCAGCTCAGCAACTTGCTGTACTTGAGCAAGTCGATACACTTGAAAATAATCTGAGTGAATCATGGGGCGTTTTATCGCATTTAAACGCGGTAATGAGCAATGCAGAAACGAGAGAAGTCTATCAATCTTTATTACCAGCATTAAGTGAATATTACACTCAGCTTGGTCAACACACGGCGCTTTATCAAACCTATCAACACATCCATGATGGTCAAGGCTATACATCGCTTAGCCCAGCCCAACAAAGTGCTATCCGTCTAGCTTTACGTGACTTTAAACTTTCAGGTGTAGCTTTAGAGGGTGAAGAGAAAAAACGTTATGCAGAGATTTCTGCGCGTCTTTCACAGCTTTCTTCTGATTTTTCAAACCACGTACTTGATGCAACACAAGCTTACTTTAAACCACTTACCGAAGATCAGCTAAAAGGTCTTCCAGAAAGTAATATTGAGTTGTTAAAACAGTACGGCAAACAACGTGAACTTGACCAAGCTGTAGCAACCCTCGATTTCCCAGCATATTTTGCGATCATGACTTATGCAGATGACCGTGCATTGCGAGAAGAGCTTTATAGAGCGTATGTAACTCGTGCATCTGATCAGTCTGAACAAACTGAGTTTGATAACAGCAAAATTATGGAAGAAATTTTGAGTCTTCGTCAGGAAATGGCGAAACTACTTGGTTTCAATAACTATGCTGAATATTCTCTGGCAAGCAAAATGGCGCCAGACGTAAAAACAGTTCATGAGTTTTTGGTTGATCTAGCAGAACATGCGCGTGCTCCTGCGCTTCAAGAAGTTGCAGAACTTCAAGAAATTGCTAAACAAGATGGTGTTGATGAGCTTAAACCTTGGGATACAACTTACTATTCTGAAAAGCTTAAACAGCAACAATTCAACTTATCTCAAGAAGCTTTAAAACCTTATTTCCCTGCCCCTAAAGTTATTCAGGGATTATTCCAGATTGTGCAGCGCCTATACGGCATTAATATTATCGAAAGACAAGCACCTGTCTGGCATCCTGATGCACGTTATTTTGAATTAGAAGACCAAGGCCAAGTGATTGGTGGATTCTTCTTTGATATTTATGCACGTACAGGCAAACGTGGTGGCGCATGGATGAATGGCTTCCGCTCGCGCATGCAAACACTTCATGGTTTACAAAAACCAATTTGCTATATGGTGTGTAATTTCACTCCTCCTGTAGGTGATCAGCCTGCTTTATTGACTCATGACGAAGTCATTACTTTGTTCCATGAGTTCGGACATGGTTTACATCATATGTTGACCGAAGTAGATAATATCTCGGTTGCAGGGACTCATGGTGTTGCTTGGGATGCAGTAGAACTACCAAGTCAGTTTATGGAATTCTGGTCATGGGATAAAGAAAGTCTAGATGTATTAAGTGAACACATCGATAGTAAACAGACTTTGCCACAAGAATTACTAGATGCTTTATTAAATGCTCGATTCTTCCAATCTGGTATGCAAACTTTACGTCAGCTTGAATTTGCATTGTTTGACTTAACCATTCACACCAAAACGCCTGCTCTGAACAGTGAGCAAATTCAGCAAACCCTAAACGATATTCGTAAGCAGTATGCAGTCGTTCCTACTGTCGACTACAACCGTTTCCAGCATAGCTTCAGTCATATTTTTGCTGGCGGTTATGCCGCAGGTTATTACTCTTACAAATGGGCAGAAGTCTTAGCGAGTGATGCATTTGATCGTTTTGAAAATGAAGGCATTTTTAACACTCAAACAGGTAAAGAATTCCGTCAGGCAATTTTAGCTGTGGGTGGAAAAGACACTGCGCTTGAGGCATTTGTAAATTTCCGTGGGCGCGAGCCTAAAATTGACGCGTTGTTACGTCATCAAGGTTGGACGAATGACAACAAAACCGCTTAA
- the rnr gene encoding ribonuclease R has product MTKNWADPEAKAEAERYDNPIPSRTLILDTLEQLQTPQSHAELVDHFNIHDQKSIEALSHRLSAMVRDGQIMKDGFKFQLVADQPTYEATVYINSKGLGTAHIDGQTDLLLPERELRLVFNGDRVRVRQTSVDRKGKAWGFITEVLQHRVKQLIGKLSVHDGEYFIQPNNPNQHQPIPLEKELVTHAEANVGDMLRVAIDSYPTREKFATAHIIQSMADKADTEIIIPQTILEFGLPYEFPDEVIKEAESFKEPSAQDREGRIDLRDLALVTIDGEDARDFDDAVYAEKRPGGGYRVVVAIADVSHYVRLDSALNEEAEERGTSVYFPHFVLPMLPEALSNGLCSLNPHVDRLCMVCDLKLSRTGRVTGYDFYPSVMHSKARLTYTQVAQYFDGATDAIPKDRDVHKSLNTLFQLYQILKNLRADRHAMEFETIETYMTFDELGGIKEILPRTRNEAHKLIEECMLLANVAAAEYALEHDVPMLYRVHEAPEFSRIQKVKDFVKLLGLPFPDQPTQADYQRVIEATKDRIDAPSIHAVLLRSMMQAYYGAKNAGHYGLAYEAYTHFTSPIRRYPDLLLHRAIKAHLKQKPYPLSGAALDDAGEHFSQTERRADEASRSVTTWLKCHYMQQHLGDEFIGIVSAVTEFGLFVTLKDLYVDGMIHISQLGDDFFIYDQASQNLVGQNRGQVFGLGDEVKIQVAGVNLEERKIDFQLIKQITHAGRVVRSRAPRTTKTTAQANEEVFSKPTVSSDGERPVHKKKEKSKPSSYTKKSGKKTSAKAETKSEKVKKKSKPKKKKSNAKSKAE; this is encoded by the coding sequence ATGACAAAAAACTGGGCTGACCCCGAAGCGAAAGCTGAAGCTGAACGTTATGACAATCCTATTCCAAGCCGTACTCTTATTTTAGATACATTGGAACAATTGCAGACACCGCAATCTCATGCAGAACTTGTCGATCATTTTAATATTCATGACCAAAAAAGTATTGAAGCACTCAGTCATCGCTTAAGTGCTATGGTTCGTGACGGTCAAATCATGAAAGACGGTTTTAAATTTCAGTTGGTGGCAGATCAACCGACCTATGAAGCAACTGTTTATATTAATAGTAAAGGTTTAGGTACGGCACATATTGATGGTCAAACTGATCTTTTACTTCCTGAACGCGAATTACGTTTAGTATTTAATGGTGACCGAGTTAGAGTGCGCCAGACTTCGGTTGACCGTAAAGGTAAAGCTTGGGGTTTTATCACAGAAGTTTTACAGCATCGCGTTAAACAATTAATTGGTAAATTGTCAGTTCACGATGGCGAATATTTTATTCAACCCAATAATCCAAATCAGCACCAGCCTATTCCTTTAGAAAAAGAACTGGTAACGCATGCTGAAGCAAATGTTGGCGATATGCTACGTGTCGCAATAGATAGTTATCCGACTCGTGAAAAATTTGCGACGGCGCATATTATTCAATCTATGGCCGACAAAGCTGATACAGAAATTATTATTCCGCAGACTATTCTTGAGTTTGGCTTACCTTACGAATTTCCAGATGAAGTTATAAAAGAAGCTGAAAGTTTTAAAGAACCATCTGCTCAAGATCGTGAAGGCCGCATTGATTTACGAGATTTAGCATTAGTTACGATCGATGGTGAAGATGCTCGAGATTTTGATGATGCGGTTTATGCAGAAAAACGTCCAGGTGGCGGTTATCGTGTAGTTGTCGCAATTGCTGATGTTAGCCATTATGTCCGCTTAGACTCAGCCCTCAATGAAGAAGCTGAGGAACGTGGTACTTCGGTATACTTCCCGCACTTTGTATTACCGATGCTACCAGAGGCATTGTCAAATGGCTTATGCTCTCTAAACCCTCATGTAGACCGTTTATGTATGGTCTGTGATTTAAAACTCTCTCGTACAGGCCGCGTAACTGGTTACGATTTTTATCCATCAGTAATGCATTCAAAAGCGCGTTTGACCTATACACAGGTGGCACAATATTTTGACGGCGCAACAGATGCGATTCCAAAAGATCGTGATGTTCATAAATCTTTAAATACGCTTTTCCAGCTTTATCAGATTTTGAAAAATTTACGTGCTGATCGTCATGCAATGGAATTTGAAACCATTGAAACTTACATGACTTTTGATGAGCTAGGCGGGATTAAAGAAATTTTGCCACGTACACGTAATGAAGCACATAAACTTATTGAAGAGTGCATGTTACTTGCTAACGTTGCTGCGGCTGAATATGCATTAGAACATGATGTTCCAATGTTGTATCGCGTGCATGAAGCTCCAGAGTTCTCACGCATTCAGAAAGTAAAAGACTTTGTTAAATTACTGGGTCTACCCTTCCCTGACCAACCAACTCAAGCAGACTATCAAAGAGTAATTGAAGCAACTAAAGATCGTATTGATGCTCCTAGTATTCATGCCGTCTTATTACGCTCAATGATGCAAGCTTATTATGGCGCAAAAAATGCAGGGCACTATGGTTTGGCTTATGAAGCTTATACGCATTTCACTTCGCCAATTCGTCGTTACCCAGACCTATTATTACACCGTGCCATTAAAGCTCACTTGAAACAAAAGCCTTATCCACTCTCTGGTGCTGCACTAGATGATGCAGGTGAACATTTCTCTCAAACAGAACGCCGTGCTGATGAAGCATCTCGTAGCGTAACGACTTGGTTGAAGTGCCACTACATGCAACAGCATTTAGGAGATGAGTTTATAGGTATTGTGAGTGCGGTAACCGAATTTGGTTTATTCGTGACACTGAAAGATTTATATGTCGATGGCATGATTCATATTAGCCAACTTGGCGATGACTTCTTTATTTATGACCAAGCGAGTCAAAATCTAGTAGGTCAAAATCGTGGTCAAGTCTTTGGATTAGGTGATGAAGTTAAAATTCAGGTTGCTGGTGTTAATCTGGAAGAACGTAAAATTGACTTCCAGCTCATTAAGCAAATTACCCATGCGGGTCGAGTAGTTCGTAGCCGTGCGCCGCGTACGACTAAAACAACTGCTCAGGCTAACGAAGAGGTCTTTAGCAAACCAACCGTCAGCAGTGATGGTGAAAGACCTGTTCATAAAAAGAAAGAAAAAAGTAAGCCAAGTTCTTACACCAAAAAATCTGGTAAAAAAACCTCAGCAAAAGCCGAGACTAAATCAGAAAAGGTGAAGAAAAAATCTAAGCCTAAAAAGAAAAAGTCGAATGCAAAATCAAAGGCTGAATAG